TTATGGGGATATACCACATACCAAGTGCTAGGTGGCGTCATTGTATTGTACTTACGTGCAGCTGATGCAGGGACCGCTCGTGGACTCGATCTGCTCGCCCACGCGGTAGGAACGGCCGTTGATCAGGCAGCCAGTGTGCTTCACCGCCTCGCCGTGCGAATAGTGCAGGAAGTGGGGCGGCagggtggtgctggtggtcgTGGTGCTCGTGGTGATGTTCAGCACGGCGGCCATGGACACGGGGCACTCGTAGCGCGGACAGCAGAAGCCGGAGATGGGCTCCTCGTGGCAGCCGGCGATTGGCGGCGGGCACGATTGCTGCAAGCAGATGATGTCGCTTcggaagcagaagcagaagtCGCAGGGATCGTCACGTGGAATCTGCTGGGCGGACACGTACAGCTTGCCGGCGTAGCGGCAGGTACCGGGTCCGAAcacctcctcctcgtcgtaCTCATCCTCGTActcgggggcgtggccgtaGGGCGGCGGGGTAAtcggctgttgctgttggctgGCCACCGTCGTCGTGGATGGTGCGCTGGTTACAGGAGCCTctgtggtgctggtggtggtaGAGCTACTCAATTTGACAGTGGTGttctcctcatcctcctcgcCCACGCGGTCGCCAATGGCTGGCGccgtggtggtgctgctggccAGGTGCGGGAACAGTGGGTGACCAGTGGTGGGAACGGCCTCTTCACTTGGCTGAGTAATCTCCGAAACTACAGCGGGCACCTCAGGCTCCTCTGTCTTCTTGTCAACGGATTCCTCCTCGGACTCAACGGACTCTTCATCCTCCTCCGTGGAATCCAAGCTGGGCTTCACGACTGGCTCCTGAGTGGTCTTCTCATCGATCGATTCTGGCTGCTCTGTTACCTTCTCTGGAGTTTCCTTCTCCAGCTCTGGCTGCTCTGTTACCTTCTCTGGAGTTTCCTTCTCCAGCTCTGGCTGCTCTGTTACCTTCTCTGGGGTCTCCTTCTCTGGCTGCTCGGTGGCCTTCTCTGGGGtctccttctccagctcggGTTGTTCAGTGGCCTTCTCTGGCACCTCCTTTTCAACCTCTGGAGCTGCAGTTTCTGGCACAATCTCCGCCTCAGTGACTGGGGATTCCGATGGTATGGCAGGCGCAGAAGTAGGTGGCTTCAGTTTGGCATCACCAGTAGGCTCATCCGTGCTAGTTTCCACATCATGGTCAGCTGGTTCGGTGCTCTCTTCAGCAGCATCCTCAGATACAGCAGGCTTCTCGCTACTTGGCTCCACATCGAAAACAACGGGGCTAACTGGAGCAGAAATCTTTTCATCATCAAGAGGAGCAGCTGTGGATGGAATCTTCTCCTCATCCAGAGCAGCCTCAGTAGCTGGGATCTTGTCTTCATCAAGAGGAGCTGCGGTAGCTGGAACTTCATCATCTGTCTGAGGAGCCACAGTGGCTGGAATCTTGTCTTCGCCAAGAGGTGCCGCTGTAGCTGGGATTTCGTCGGCATCCTGGGGAGCCTCTGAGATCGGAGTCTTATCAGAATCCTGGGGAGCCGCGGAAACTGGAGTCTTGTCAGCATCCTGAGGAGACACAGTAACGGGAGACTGGTCTTCATCTTCAGCGGACGTGGACGCAGACTCATCGGCGGTATGAGGAGCAATAGTCTGGGACATGAATTCATCCATTGGCTTCGTGTCGATTTCGACAGCAGATGGAACCTCCACTGAAGGAGTAGTAGAATCAACAGCAGAATCAGCGGCTGGCGATGCCACAGTGGTGGGTGCAACTGGAGACTCGGTTTTGTCTTGCTTCTCATCCTCTGGGGCGATGGGAATATCAGTGGACACATCAATGGATGTCTTTGTGTCGTCCTGGGGAGCAGCCACTTCCTTCTCATCGGCAACTGGTTGCACAGTGGTGACATCCTCGTGAACAGCAGGTGAAGCTGGGCTGGCAGTGGTGCTAGATTCCTCCTTGGTAGGAGCGACTGTGGATGCTTCATCGATGGGTCCAGAAGTCGCAGGAACAGGTTCATCAATAGGCTGCTCGTCAGACTCTGCAGTGGTGGCCTTAGTTCCGGACTCCACTTCTTGCTCTTCCTCGGTCTCCTTTTCGGATGATTGAGGAATTTCGGCAGCTGGGGCGATAGTTGGCTTGATCTTttcttcctcctcctcgacAGGTGAGGCTGTGGTGGCTTGTTCCTCCTTCTCAATGTCTCCACCAGCAACTGGGGCCGCTGTGGATGACGCCACATCAGACACTTCGGTTTCAGACTCAGGGGTCTCATCAGCCTTCTTCTCGTCCTCGGGCTTCTGGTCTTCAGTTTCTGGTGTCTTGTCAGTGGAAGATGGTTCAGTCGACGCGGGTGTCTTGACTTCGTCATCTTCGGCAGCTTGTGGGAAGGCAGTTGTGACTTCTGGGCTCTCGACTTCCTCGTCGGAAACGGAGGGAATCTTTTCGTCGGACGGAGCGGAGGTATCCTCATCGGCGACAACAGGAGCCACGCTTGTGGACTTGTCGGCATCTTCAACTGGCAGCTCAGTGGAGATTTCGGGAACTGTCTCAACGGGAACTTGGGCAGTCGAAGAGGGCTGCTTGTCCTCAGGCTGCTCGGCAACAACTCCTTCAGTCGACGGCTTAACTTCTTGAGAAGATTCGGTAGATCCCTCTTCAATAGCTTCAGTAGATGCTGATCCCTCAGAGGATACATCCTGCCCTGTGGGTTGCTCCTTCTCTTCGTCCTCAGATGGCTCTTCTCCAGTTGGTTTCTGGACCACTGGTTTCTCCTCATCAGTTGGCTTCTCATCCTTCTCGGCGATAGGAGCGACTGTGGTGGCTTCTTGATCGATCTCAGTAACAGAGGGTTCAACACTTGGAGCACCAGTTGTTTCGTCTTGCTGCTTAATTCCAGTCTCAGTCGAGGGTTGCGGGATCTCGGCAAGGACATCCTCAGGCAGTCCCTGAATAGGAGGCACTTCATCAGAGGTTGTTGGAGCAGTAGTGGCACCAACAGtttcctcttcctcttccgGAGTCTGGGCAGGAGCTTCAGGTTTCTTTTCTGGCACCTGAGATGGAGTTTGAGCAGTAGAGGtatcctcatcctcctccgaAGAAGCAGGAGTTTCAGTGCTGGTTTCCTTCTCTACATCTTCATCGGGCTTGGCAACAGGAGCAGAAGTGGCAGTTCCTTCCTCATCGGGAGTGATGCTGCTTGTTGGAATCTTCTcaccagcaggagcaacagTTGTGGCCACTTCGGACTCAGGCGTTTCCTTGCTCTCGTCAGATTCGGGAGCACCAGTGGATGGTTCGGCAGCTTCTTCCTTAGTAGGAGCAGCAGTGGTAGCACGATCAGACTCAGGCTCAATCTCATTTTCAGCTGAAGCGGATGTAGAGGTTTCCTCATCAATGGGCTTTTTACCATCTTCGAACTGTTTCTCTCCATCGTCGACGGGTTTCTGTTCATCCTCGACCTTCGATGGAGCAGCGGTGGTAACCGCGGCGGGCAATTCCTCTTCAAAGATATCTTGTGGTAGCTTGGGCAAATTGGCCTCCTCATCATCACCAGCAACTGGCGCAACAGTGGTGACCTTCTCTTCGGCCTCGACAGTCTTATCAGTGCTTGGAGTCTTGTCCTCTTCCTCTTCAGCagaaacaggagcagcagtagTAGGAGCATCGATTTTAGAGTCGGATTCTGATGTTTCACCAGAGGTTTCCTTTTCAACTTCAGCGCTTGGTTCAGTGCTGATCTCAGCCTCAGTGGAGTCCTCTTCATCGACTGGTTTCTTCTCCGGCTGAGCTGGGGCAAGAGTGGGCAGTGGTGGTCCTTGCACGGCTGGCTTCTTGGTGCTAACTTCAAATTCGCTTTCCACGGGCTCAAAGGTTGCGGGCACGAGATCTTCCTCACCAGCGGGCTCTGTTTCATCGGAAGCAGAAGTCTTTGGTGGAGCAACAGTTGTGAACTTGTCGGACTCCTCAATCTCATCTTCAGCTGGAGCACTGGTGGGAACTTCAGGAACCTTATCAGACTCAGGCGCCTCAGTGGCCTTGGTTGAATCCTCCTCTGGTTTCTTGTCGAGATCAGCAGCAGGGAGCTCAGGAGTCGAGGACTCGGGCTCAGCGGTGCTAGCAGGAATTTCGGCAACTGGGATCTGCGCTTCATCAGTGGGTTTCTTTTCATCGGCAGGCTTGAGCTCATCCTCGCTAGAAATGGGAGCGAATGTGGTGGCCAGTTTATCATCAACCTCCTTCTCAGCAGTGTCGGCAAACTGGGCGGGAGTTGAAGCCTCTGGCTGTTCAGTGGGTCCAGCGTATTCACCCTCAGTCTTCTTCTCGTCCTCGGGCTGGGATTCTTTTTCAATCTCTCCCGCTGGAGTGACAGCAGGCGATGGTTTCTCCTTCTCCTCGAAATCGTCAACTGGTTTCTTATCCTCTTCAGATTCATCAATTGGTTTCTTGTCCTCCTCGGATTCATCAATTGGTTTCGAGTCCTCAGCGGATTCATCAGTTGGTTTCTTATCAACCTTAGCAGTCGTGGATTCATCAACCTGTGGCGGAATCGAGGTCACTGGCTGGATCTCTTCATCGGGCTTGACATGAGAAAGAGGCTGCTCAGTGATGCCAGTAGGCATGATGACATCCTTGGGAATCTCCTCCGTGCTGATCTCCGAGACATCCTCGTCGATTTTATCGTCGATCGTATCGTCGGGCTTGGCGGTGGATTCCTGATCCTGTTCAGCACTTTCAGGGCTCTCATCGCAAATGTAAGTGGGACAGCAACCGTCCACAAGATCGGCAGCCACGGTACATTTCTCCAGGTTGGCGGGCTTCTTGCACTCCATCTGTTCGCAGGCCACAAGACTGCTGATGCATCTGCAGGACACGTCGCAGGGTGCGGTAGCGGGAACGATGGTGTTGTTGGCGTAGGTCTTGCCCTCCACCAGACAGTCACCTTCGCCCGGAATAGCAGCGGGCAGATCCATGGCGGGCAGTGGCTCGGAGCTCTGATCCTCGGCAATTGGTGGCAGAGTTGGTTTCTCCGTTTCGAAGTCGTTGCGATTGTCAACCTTAGCAGTGGTGGATGGAGTCTCCTGGGACACTGGAGTGTCCACAGGCTTAGATGGTTCCTCTTGGACAGAGGGCTCCGTAGCAGTTCCCTCTTCCTTCTCAGAATCCTTCTCTTCACCAGGGGGCAGATAAACTGTTGGTGGCTTATCGGTAGCGGTCTCATCACTGGTTTCGGCCTCACTGGTGGTAGCTTCGCCATCGACAACAGGTGGCACAACATCAGATTTGGTGGGCAGATCAGTGGCGGTCTGTACGTCTTCCTCGTCCTTGTGATCCTTGTCTGCTGGTTCAGCTTCTGGCACCTCTTGTTTATCGACGGGACTACTGGTGGTGACTTCGACTTCAGCGTCCTCAGCTTCAGTGGAGGACTCCTCCTTGGGCTGctcggtggtggtggtggtggttgtggtcTTTGCAGTTGTGCTCTGGACAGCATCTTCGACTGGCAAGTCTGTGGCATCCTGTTCCACCTCCTCAGCATAGTCTTTGTCGTCGGCAATAGGCGCAGTGGTGCCTGCTTCTTCCTTGTCTCCAGCTCGGGCAGGAGCACTGGAAGTCGTTTCAATTGCAACATCCTGGACACCTTCGGTCGAGGTGGCAATTGCTGGAGAACTGGTCGAGCTCGAAAGATCCTCCTCAGCGACGGGCACCTCGGTGGACTCTTCGCTAGTTTCAGGCTGCTCTTCCAGGGTCTTTGGAGTGGTGACCTTAACAAACTCCTCTTCGCCACTGACGCCGTCAGTTGGAATGGGTGTTCCGGCAATGGGTTCTTTCTCAGCCTCAGCGATTGGAGTTGTGGCAAAGTCCTCGCCTTCTCCTGCTGCAACTTCTGTGGCTGTCTCGGGTTCCTTGACGCCTTCAAAGTCGGATTTGGGAGCGGAAGTGGTGGCCTTAATGACATCCTCTTCGCCCTCACTGATGGGTTCTCCGGCAGGGGTGGTTTCCTTGACGATCTCTTCTTCTCCTTCACTGCTAGATTCTCCAGCTGGAGTGGTTGCCTTGGCGATCTCTTCTTCTCCTTCACTGCTAGGTTCTCCTGCAGGGGTGGTGGCCTTAACAATCTCTTCTTCTCCAGCAATGCTAGGTTCTCCAGCAGGAGTGGTTGCCTTGGCGATCTCTTCTTCTCCAGCAATGCTAGATTCTCCAGCAGGAGTGGTTGCCTTGGCAATCTCATCCTCACCTTCACTACTGGATTCTTCGGCAGGGGTGGTTCCCTTAACGATCTCCTCTTCGCCTTCAGTGCTAAGTTCGCCAGCTGGTGTGGTTGCCTTGACGAACTCTTCCTCTCCAGCAATGCCGGCTTGTCCAGCGGGTGTGGTTTCCTTGGCAACATCTTCTCCTTCTCCGCTGGCTTCCTCGGAGGATTCAGTTGGCTTGGGTGGCTCAACGTCGTCGATGGAGGTTGGCGCTTCAGTAGACTTGCCTTCATCCTGCTCCACACTTTCTTCAGGAGCTGGAGTAGCATCCTTATCCGCGTCACCTGCCGTTGGAGCTGTTGTTGTAGGTTTGAGATCCAGCTCTTCCTCACCACTGCCCTCACTTGGCTTGGGCTCCTGTTCCTTTTCATCGCTCGCCACTGGGGCGGAAGTGGGCTTGGCTTCATCTTCGCTTGCCTCTGGGGCAGCAGTGACCTGGACATCCTTCTCCTCGTCACCGCTTCCTTCCTCTGCAGGTGTGGGCTTGccctcttcctcttcctcgcTGGTTGTTCCGGCGGTTGTCGGCTTGACATCTTCCTCTGAAGGCGCTAAAGTGGTGGCCTTGACCACTTCCTCTTCAGGACTGGCCTTGGCTGGAGCAGCAGTGCTGACCTTGATGAGTTCCTCTTCAGTGACTTCCTTTTCGGGAATCTCGTCAGGCTTAGGCACATCCTCTTCGCCGCTACCCTCGGGCTCTGGAGTGGTGACGATCTTGGCGATATCTTCCTCGGCAGCTTCAGTGGACGATTCCTTCGACTCCTCGGTGGACGATGGTAGATCGATTCTGGAATCGGATGGAATGCCGGCGGTGGAGGATTCGGGCTCGAAGGAGAAGTCCTTCTCGTCCGTAACGTGCACTGGTGCAACCGTGGTGATCTTgtcctcttcctcctcctcaaCCTCACCGCTGCCCAGTTCGGCGGAGGGAATGGTGGCGGTctccttatccttatcctcGTCATCGATGTGTTCCTGCAGATCGACATCCTCCTTGGGAATCTCGGCATGAATGCCCTTGGTCGGAGCGGAAGTGGCACTCTCTGGCGTGGTGAGCTCAACAATTTCGGTGGTGGCACTGTCGTCCTCGCAGACGTAGTTGCTCGGACAGCACTCGCCCTCGGCGGCTGGCATTGCGCGACAGGACTTTCCATTGGCCGCCATCATGGGCACCTCGCACTCCTGGACGGCGCACACGATATCACCACGCATGCAGTAGCAGTGCTCGCAGGCATTCTTGCCCTTCAGGGAGGCACCATCCGCATAGATCTCGCCATCGTGGATGCAGTCCATGGTGGTGGCTGGTGTCATGGTGCTCTCCAGGATGAAGCCAGTGGTGGGTCGCACGGTAGTGGTGGTCGTCGTGGTCGACTGGTCCACAAAGTCCAACTCGTTTTCATGGTCTGAATGAATGTATGCAAGATTTTAATGCTGAGTAAAGTTCTTAGCTGGAATATCCTTTCGAAACTTACCGCAACTGTAACGCACTGGGCAACAGGATCCCTTGTTGTAGATGGGCAGGCAGCCGTCCACGTGCAGTGTGCACTCCTGCATGACGCACTTGGTCTGGTTGTTGATGCAGTAGCACAGTTCGCATGGCTTATTGGGATTCGATGGCACCTGGGCGCCCTCCGGGTAGAACTTCTCCTCGATGCTGCAGCCGAACTTCTCGGGAATGCTCAATTCGGTGCCGGGTTCCGGCGAGTGATACGGCACGTCCACGGGTACTAAAGCGAAAGGAGTCCCATTTAGTATGGTGCAAACTCAACGGGATTCTCCTGCTGGGCAACTCACCTTCGGGGCAGGTGATGATGGGGCAGCACTGGTCCTCCCGCTTCTCCACGATGCAGTCGTGGCCAATGGGCTTGGTGAAGGGGCAGACGCGCAGGTAGCACATCAGCATGCGGTTGTGGCAGGTGCAGTTCAGACATGGCTCATTGGTCATGATGCGGTCGCCCTCCTGGTAATGCG
This genomic stretch from Drosophila yakuba strain Tai18E2 chromosome 3R, Prin_Dyak_Tai18E2_2.1, whole genome shotgun sequence harbors:
- the LOC6538615 gene encoding titin homolog isoform X2, producing MTRRRSSPPGLEELLYLALVLLAMALIPTQAAPVQEYTEIQQYSEGCYYNYAHYQEGDRIMTNEPCLNCTCHNRMLMCYLRVCPFTKPIGHDCIVEKREDQCCPIITCPEVPVDVPYHSPEPGTELSIPEKFGCSIEEKFYPEGAQVPSNPNKPCELCYCINNQTKCVMQECTLHVDGCLPIYNKGSCCPVRYSCDHENELDFVDQSTTTTTTTVRPTTGFILESTMTPATTMDCIHDGEIYADGASLKGKNACEHCYCMRGDIVCAVQECEVPMMAANGKSCRAMPAAEGECCPSNYVCEDDSATTEIVELTTPESATSAPTKGIHAEIPKEDVDLQEHIDDEDKDKETATIPSAELGSGEVEEEEEDKITTVAPVHVTDEKDFSFEPESSTAGIPSDSRIDLPSSTEESKESSTEAAEEDIAKIVTTPEPEGSGEEDVPKPDEIPEKEVTEEELIKVSTAAPAKASPEEEVVKATTLAPSEEDVKPTTAGTTSEEEEEGKPTPAEEGSGDEEKDVQVTAAPEASEDEAKPTSAPVASDEKEQEPKPSEGSGEEELDLKPTTTAPTAGDADKDATPAPEESVEQDEGKSTEAPTSIDDVEPPKPTESSEEASGEGEDVAKETTPAGQAGIAGEEEFVKATTPAGELSTEGEEEIVKGTTPAEESSSEGEDEIAKATTPAGESSIAGEEEIAKATTPAGEPSIAGEEEIVKATTPAGEPSSEGEEEIAKATTPAGESSSEGEEEIVKETTPAGEPISEGEEDVIKATTSAPKSDFEGVKEPETATEVAAGEGEDFATTPIAEAEKEPIAGTPIPTDGVSGEEEFVKVTTPKTLEEQPETSEESTEVPVAEEDLSSSTSSPAIATSTEGVQDVAIETTSSAPARAGDKEEAGTTAPIADDKDYAEEVEQDATDLPVEDAVQSTTAKTTTTTTTTEQPKEESSTEAEDAEVEVTTSSPVDKQEVPEAEPADKDHKDEEDVQTATDLPTKSDVVPPVVDGEATTSEAETSDETATDKPPTVYLPPGEEKDSEKEEGTATEPSVQEEPSKPVDTPVSQETPSTTAKVDNRNDFETEKPTLPPIAEDQSSEPLPAMDLPAAIPGEGDCLVEGKTYANNTIVPATAPCDVSCRCISSLVACEQMECKKPANLEKCTVAADLVDGCCPTYICDESPESAEQDQESTAKPDDTIDDKIDEDVSEISTEEIPKDVIMPTGITEQPLSHVKPDEEIQPVTSIPPQVDESTTAKVDKKPTDESAEDSKPIDESEEDKKPIDESEEDKKPVDDFEEKEKPSPAVTPAGEIEKESQPEDEKKTEGEYAGPTEQPEASTPAQFADTAEKEVDDKLATTFAPISSEDELKPADEKKPTDEAQIPVAEIPASTAEPESSTPELPAADLDKKPEEDSTKATEAPESDKVPEVPTSAPAEDEIEESDKFTTVAPPKTSASDETEPAGEEDLVPATFEPVESEFEVSTKKPAVQGPPLPTLAPAQPEKKPVDEEDSTEAEISTEPSAEVEKETSGETSESDSKIDAPTTAAPVSAEEEEDKTPSTDKTVEAEEKVTTVAPVAGDDEEANLPKLPQDIFEEELPAAVTTAAPSKVEDEQKPVDDGEKQFEDGKKPIDEETSTSASAENEIEPESDRATTAAPTKEEAAEPSTGAPESDESKETPESEVATTVAPAGEKIPTSSITPDEEGTATSAPVAKPDEDVEKETSTETPASSEEDEDTSTAQTPSQVPEKKPEAPAQTPEEEEETVGATTAPTTSDEVPPIQGLPEDVLAEIPQPSTETGIKQQDETTGAPSVEPSVTEIDQEATTVAPIAEKDEKPTDEEKPVVQKPTGEEPSEDEEKEQPTGQDVSSEGSASTEAIEEGSTESSQEVKPSTEGVVAEQPEDKQPSSTAQVPVETVPEISTELPVEDADKSTSVAPVVADEDTSAPSDEKIPSVSDEEVESPEVTTAFPQAAEDDEVKTPASTEPSSTDKTPETEDQKPEDEKKADETPESETEVSDVASSTAAPVAGGDIEKEEQATTASPVEEEEEKIKPTIAPAAEIPQSSEKETEEEQEVESGTKATTAESDEQPIDEPVPATSGPIDEASTVAPTKEESSTTASPASPAVHEDVTTVQPVADEKEVAAPQDDTKTSIDVSTDIPIAPEDEKQDKTESPVAPTTVASPAADSAVDSTTPSVEVPSAVEIDTKPMDEFMSQTIAPHTADESASTSAEDEDQSPVTVSPQDADKTPVSAAPQDSDKTPISEAPQDADEIPATAAPLGEDKIPATVAPQTDDEVPATAAPLDEDKIPATEAALDEEKIPSTAAPLDDEKISAPVSPVVFDVEPSSEKPAVSEDAAEESTEPADHDVETSTDEPTGDAKLKPPTSAPAIPSESPVTEAEIVPETAAPEVEKEVPEKATEQPELEKETPEKATEQPEKETPEKVTEQPELEKETPEKVTEQPESIDEKTTQEPVVKPSLDSTEEDEESVESEEESVDKKTEEPEVPAVVSEITQPSEEAVPTTGHPLFPHLASSTTTAPAIGDRVGEEDEENTTVKLSSSTTTSTTEAPVTSAPSTTTVASQQQQPITPPPYGHAPEYEDEYDEEEVFGPGTCRYAGKLYVSAQQIPRDDPCDFCFCFRSDIICLQQSCPPPIAGCHEEPISGFCCPRYECPVSMAAVLNITTSTTTTSTTLPPHFLHYSHGEAVKHTGCLINGRSYRVGEQIESTSGPCISCTCGGDGKMKCDPQQCVPEPTMQQVMAAVASGRKR
- the LOC6538615 gene encoding titin isoform X1, which codes for MTRRRSSPPGLEELLYLALVLLAMALIPTQAAPVQEYTEIQQYSEGCYYNYAHYQEGDRIMTNEPCLNCTCHNRMLMCYLRVCPFTKPIGHDCIVEKREDQCCPIITCPEVPVDVPYHSPEPGTELSIPEKFGCSIEEKFYPEGAQVPSNPNKPCELCYCINNQTKCVMQECTLHVDGCLPIYNKGSCCPVRYSCDHENELDFVDQSTTTTTTTVRPTTGFILESTMTPATTMDCIHDGEIYADGASLKGKNACEHCYCMRGDIVCAVQECEVPMMAANGKSCRAMPAAEGECCPSNYVCEDDSATTEIVELTTPESATSAPTKGIHAEIPKEDVDLQEHIDDEDKDKETATIPSAELGSGEVEEEEEDKITTVAPVHVTDEKDFSFEPESSTAGIPSDSRIDLPSSTEESKESSTEAAEEDIAKIVTTPEPEGSGEEDVPKPDEIPEKEVTEEELIKVSTAAPAKASPEEEVVKATTLAPSEEDVKPTTAGTTSEEEEEGKPTPAEEGSGDEEKDVQVTAAPEASEDEAKPTSAPVASDEKEQEPKPSEGSGEEELDLKPTTTAPTAGDADKDATPAPEESVEQDEGKSTEAPTSIDDVEPPKPTESSEEASGEGEDVAKETTPAGQAGIAGEEEFVKATTPAGELSTEGEEEIVKGTTPAEESSSEGEDEIAKATTPAGESSIAGEEEIAKATTPAGEPSIAGEEEIVKATTPAGEPSSEGEEEIAKATTPAGESSSEGEEEIVKETTPAGEPISEGEEDVIKATTSAPKSDFEGVKEPETATEVAAGEGEDFATTPIAEAEKEPIAGTPIPTDGVSGEEEFVKVTTPKTLEEQPETSEESTEVPVAEEDLSSSTSSPAIATSTEGVQDVAIETTSSAPARAGDKEEAGTTAPIADDKDYAEEVEQDATDLPVEDAVQSTTAKTTTTTTTTEQPKEESSTEAEDAEVEVTTSSPVDKQEVPEAEPADKDHKDEEDVQTATDLPTKSDVVPPVVDGEATTSEAETSDETATDKPPTVYLPPGEEKDSEKEEGTATEPSVQEEPSKPVDTPVSQETPSTTAKVDNRNDFETEKPTLPPIAEDQSSEPLPAMDLPAAIPGEGDCLVEGKTYANNTIVPATAPCDVSCRCISSLVACEQMECKKPANLEKCTVAADLVDGCCPTYICDESPESAEQDQESTAKPDDTIDDKIDEDVSEISTEEIPKDVIMPTGITEQPLSHVKPDEEIQPVTSIPPQVDESTTAKVDKKPTDESAEDSKPIDESEEDKKPIDESEEDKKPVDDFEEKEKPSPAVTPAGEIEKESQPEDEKKTEGEYAGPTEQPEASTPAQFADTAEKEVDDKLATTFAPISSEDELKPADEKKPTDEAQIPVAEIPASTAEPESSTPELPAADLDKKPEEDSTKATEAPESDKVPEVPTSAPAEDEIEESDKFTTVAPPKTSASDETEPAGEEDLVPATFEPVESEFEVSTKKPAVQGPPLPTLAPAQPEKKPVDEEDSTEAEISTEPSAEVEKETSGETSESDSKIDAPTTAAPVSAEEEEDKTPSTDKTVEAEEKVTTVAPVAGDDEEANLPKLPQDIFEEELPAAVTTAAPSKVEDEQKPVDDGEKQFEDGKKPIDEETSTSASAENEIEPESDRATTAAPTKEEAAEPSTGAPESDESKETPESEVATTVAPAGEKIPTSSITPDEEGTATSAPVAKPDEDVEKETSTETPASSEEDEDTSTAQTPSQVPEKKPEAPAQTPEEEEETVGATTAPTTSDEVPPIQGLPEDVLAEIPQPSTETGIKQQDETTGAPSVEPSVTEIDQEATTVAPIAEKDEKPTDEEKPVVQKPTGEEPSEDEEKEQPTGQDVSSEGSASTEAIEEGSTESSQEVKPSTEGVVAEQPEDKQPSSTAQVPVETVPEISTELPVEDADKSTSVAPVVADEDTSAPSDEKIPSVSDEEVESPEVTTAFPQAAEDDEVKTPASTEPSSTDKTPETEDQKPEDEKKADETPESETEVSDVASSTAAPVAGGDIEKEEQATTASPVEEEEEKIKPTIAPAAEIPQSSEKETEEEQEVESGTKATTAESDEQPIDEPVPATSGPIDEASTVAPTKEESSTTASPASPAVHEDVTTVQPVADEKEVAAPQDDTKTSIDVSTDIPIAPEDEKQDKTESPVAPTTVASPAADSAVDSTTPSVEVPSAVEIDTKPMDEFMSQTIAPHTADESASTSAEDEDQSPVTVSPQDADKTPVSAAPQDSDKTPISEAPQDADEIPATAAPLGEDKIPATVAPQTDDEVPATAAPLDEDKIPATEAALDEEKIPSTAAPLDDEKISAPVSPVVFDVEPSSEKPAVSEDAAEESTEPADHDVETSTDEPTGDAKLKPPTSAPAIPSESPVTEAEIVPETAAPEVEKEVPEKATEQPELEKETPEKATEQPEKETPEKVTEQPELEKETPEKVTEQPELEKETPEKVTEQPESIDEKTTQEPVVKPSLDSTEEDEESVESEEESVDKKTEEPEVPAVVSEITQPSEEAVPTTGHPLFPHLASSTTTAPAIGDRVGEEDEENTTVKLSSSTTTSTTEAPVTSAPSTTTVASQQQQPITPPPYGHAPEYEDEYDEEEVFGPGTCRYAGKLYVSAQQIPRDDPCDFCFCFRSDIICLQQSCPPPIAGCHEEPISGFCCPRYECPVSMAAVLNITTSTTTTSTTLPPHFLHYSHGEAVKHTGCLINGRSYRVGEQIESTSGPCISCTCGGDGKMKCDPQQCVPEPTMQQVMAAVASGRKR